Genomic window (bacterium):
TGAGGACATTCTTGCTTAACAATAAAGAGGACATTCTACCTTAACAGTAACAGTATAAAAATGAAAAAATGGCTGTTGGCCTAACATAGGAATCACTCTTGGGAATTAATAAACTCTATAAATAAAATTTTATCTCAGTGTTCTTTAAATAGGTCAAGGAAGCGGTCTTCGTATTCATCAAATAGGTTCCATTTGTCGAGTTCGCGTTTCAGTATATATGCTTTACTCTTGTCTTGTTCTGTCTCTTTAAATAAGCGCTCTATTTTTTGGCGTATATATTCAGGTATTCCATAGGCATCTTTTTGAGCCTCTGTGATAGGGGGCTCACCAATCTGCTCCTTTAACTGGGCTTCAATCTCTATTAACTTACTCTCCATCTCTTGTGTTTGCATGTCTAATTCAAGCATCGGCACACCTATACCAAGTATACGCTCAAGTGCTATAACTATAGCCTTTGAAGCTTTAGGATTAGGTAGACTTACAGCATATAATGGTATAGTAGCTAATAGGCAGGCAGCCCCTATCCCTGCTTCTTTTGCATATCCTAATAAAAGACCATTTAAGCCAGATATTTGGCCGCTCTCCATTATTCTTATCTTGTATTTACTAAAGAGCGCATCTCTGAGTAGTTCTGTATTTGCCACTCCGTATACAATTGATGGTTCTTCGTAACTCATTAGTAATGGGAAGGCAGCTGCTGTTAAAATACGACTTACACTAATCTCTTTTGCAAGTTTGATTATATGTGAAATTAGCCTAACTCCAGGTTCATCCCTTAATTGAGATTCGCCTTCAAAAATAATCAGGTCTGGATTCTTCCTATAATAAAATGCACTTCTTGGTGGTCTTGGCAGTCTTGCCATCCCATCCTCAACTATAATAGCATCCGGAGGTACAATCTTAGAAGTATCTATTTCAGCAAACATTTGCAGTTCAAGCTTCCTCCTAATGTAATCAATAGCGCCAATAGCAACATTACCCATACCTGGCCATGTAGCTAACATAGTAGGTGAGCGTACATCTATTCTTTGATAAATAATTAGCTCCATTAATCTCAAATACTCACAGCCCTCTGTTAAATCTCATATCCGTTCTCCGTAGTACTACGAAGGACGAATGAAAATTGCACCTATCCCTCTATTCTGTCTCAAAAAAGACTCAATAGCTTAAAATCCCAAACAATTTCAAAATCCTAATGTCCAAAATTCCAAACCTGTCTTGAAAATTTGAATTTAGAATTTGGGATTTGTTTGGAATTTGGTGCTTGTAATTTGGAATTTTATTGCCAATCATGTTTAACTCTATGAATTACAATGTCTTATATATAATTTTACACCCATTTTTGACAAAGTACTGTACTCAGTTTAGTATGTTGCTTTAAGGTTTCTATCTTTAATCTTAGCTACTGCTACCCTAGCAGCTTCTTTTACCATCTCATTAGTGTCTTCTTCACTTGTGTATTTAACAGCTGATAACGCCTTTATGTCACCAAGTTCACC
Coding sequences:
- a CDS encoding PAC2 family protein; the encoded protein is MELIIYQRIDVRSPTMLATWPGMGNVAIGAIDYIRRKLELQMFAEIDTSKIVPPDAIIVEDGMARLPRPPRSAFYYRKNPDLIIFEGESQLRDEPGVRLISHIIKLAKEISVSRILTAAAFPLLMSYEEPSIVYGVANTELLRDALFSKYKIRIMESGQISGLNGLLLGYAKEAGIGAACLLATIPLYAVSLPNPKASKAIVIALERILGIGVPMLELDMQTQEMESKLIEIEAQLKEQIGEPPITEAQKDAYGIPEYIRQKIERLFKETEQDKSKAYILKRELDKWNLFDEYEDRFLDLFKEH